The following are encoded in a window of Candidatus Omnitrophota bacterium genomic DNA:
- the hypE gene encoding hydrogenase expression/formation protein HypE: MVKDKTVTLQHGNGGKKMHEVIEVFRSKLTNPTLDEMADAAQLEVTSGKIAFSTDSFVIKPVFFPGGDIGELAVYGTVNDISMKGAKPLFISLALIIEEGFSLSSLEKIASSVKKAARASGVKVVTGDIKVVEKGAADGIFINTSGIGVVEKGGYFTGAKARAGDTVVINGPIAEHGIAIVNAREDLGFTGDIKSDCRNLNHSVEKCLKASRNISVLRDPTRGGLATTLNEIADNSNLGIDINETDVPVRQNVRKLCDVLGFDPLYVANEGKFVCFVREKDSEKVRKAMGPGSRIIGRVTKAHKKKVHLITQLGSTRILPMLEVSQLPRIC; the protein is encoded by the coding sequence ATGGTAAAGGATAAGACAGTAACGCTCCAGCACGGTAACGGCGGGAAGAAGATGCACGAGGTCATAGAGGTCTTCCGCTCGAAATTAACCAACCCGACGCTCGACGAGATGGCCGATGCCGCCCAGCTTGAGGTCACCTCCGGCAAGATCGCGTTCAGTACGGATTCATTCGTGATAAAACCCGTTTTCTTCCCGGGAGGGGATATAGGGGAGCTTGCCGTTTACGGCACGGTCAACGATATTTCTATGAAGGGCGCCAAACCTCTTTTTATCTCGCTTGCTTTGATCATAGAGGAGGGTTTCAGCTTAAGTTCCTTGGAAAAAATAGCTTCTTCGGTAAAGAAGGCCGCCCGTGCTTCCGGGGTCAAGGTCGTTACCGGCGATATAAAGGTAGTTGAAAAAGGAGCGGCCGACGGCATCTTCATCAATACCTCCGGGATAGGAGTTGTCGAAAAGGGCGGTTATTTCACGGGGGCGAAAGCCCGTGCGGGGGACACGGTCGTGATTAACGGCCCCATCGCCGAGCACGGCATCGCAATTGTCAATGCCAGGGAAGATCTGGGGTTTACCGGTGATATCAAGAGCGATTGCCGCAATCTTAACCATTCTGTTGAGAAATGCTTGAAAGCCTCCAGGAATATAAGCGTGTTACGCGACCCCACAAGAGGCGGTCTTGCCACTACACTTAACGAGATAGCGGATAACTCAAATCTGGGTATAGACATAAACGAAACAGATGTTCCCGTCAGACAAAACGTGCGTAAACTCTGTGATGTTCTTGGTTTTGACCCTCTGTATGTGGCCAATGAAGGAAAGTTCGTTTGTTTCGTGCGGGAAAAGGACTCCGAGAAGGTGCGTAAGGCAATGGGACCTGGTTCGCGTATCATCGGCAGGGTCACAAAAGCCCACAAAAAGAAAGTGCATCTTATAACACAGCTGGGGTCCACGCGTATATTGCCCATGCTGGAAGTCAGTCAACTTCCGCGCATATGCTAA
- the hypD gene encoding hydrogenase formation protein HypD: MKRNVIKLMEVCGTHTMAIARSGIRKVIPGGIELISGPGCPVCVTSQKDIDRAIMIAREKDVVMTTFGDMMRVPGSRTSLEGVKGLGADVKVVYSPLDAVSMAKDAPDKNVVFMGVGFETTSPLVASAVIEAKKRDIRNFSVLSNFKLVFPALEAIAGSEKIAVDGFICPGHVSVITGSAPYEDIARRFGKPCVITGFGQADIIKGITRLVDQINRGDNRVEIEYKRAVTNKGNTRAKSVLDEVFSPSDAEWRGLGKITKSGLKFRDDYSFFDAKNRFPVKVPEPRVPKGCICAEVLQGISRPGDCRLFGKACTPSSPVGPCMVSSEGSCAAQYRYGE, from the coding sequence ATGAAACGTAACGTGATAAAACTTATGGAAGTATGCGGAACGCATACCATGGCTATCGCCAGGTCCGGGATCAGAAAGGTAATACCCGGCGGGATAGAACTTATCTCCGGACCGGGTTGTCCTGTTTGCGTGACCAGCCAGAAGGATATCGACAGGGCGATCATGATAGCCCGGGAGAAGGACGTTGTCATGACGACTTTCGGTGACATGATGCGCGTGCCGGGGAGCCGTACGAGCCTGGAAGGGGTTAAAGGGCTTGGCGCGGACGTCAAGGTCGTGTATTCACCCCTGGATGCGGTGAGTATGGCTAAAGACGCCCCCGATAAGAACGTTGTGTTCATGGGAGTGGGGTTCGAGACAACTTCACCCCTTGTGGCATCGGCTGTCATAGAGGCCAAAAAGCGAGATATACGCAATTTCTCCGTTCTTTCCAACTTCAAACTTGTTTTTCCGGCACTTGAAGCCATAGCCGGTTCCGAGAAGATAGCGGTCGACGGTTTTATCTGTCCCGGACACGTGAGCGTTATTACCGGCAGCGCACCCTACGAGGATATAGCTCGCAGGTTCGGTAAACCCTGCGTGATAACCGGTTTTGGTCAGGCCGATATAATCAAGGGTATAACGCGTCTTGTCGATCAGATAAACAGGGGAGATAACAGGGTCGAGATAGAGTACAAAAGGGCGGTCACCAATAAAGGCAACACAAGAGCTAAAAGCGTTCTGGATGAGGTGTTCAGCCCATCTGACGCTGAGTGGCGCGGCCTGGGCAAGATCACAAAAAGCGGACTTAAGTTCCGGGATGACTATTCTTTCTTTGATGCCAAAAACAGGTTCCCGGTAAAGGTGCCTGAGCCAAGAGTTCCCAAAGGCTGTATATGCGCCGAAGTGCTTCAGGGGATAAGCCGGCCCGGGGACTGCCGTCTTTTCGGCAAGGCGTGTACGCCTTCTTCGCCGGTGGGTCCGTGCATGGTCTCCTCCGAGGGTTCCTGCGCCGCGCAGTACAGATATGGAGAATAA
- the hypC gene encoding HypC/HybG/HupF family hydrogenase formation chaperone — MCLATPAKIVKIDKDSAVVDFGGAERIISLGVLSGVKVGDHVLVHAGYAIGKISKSEVTESMKALEELRIVMSRQRGENR, encoded by the coding sequence ATGTGTCTTGCAACTCCTGCTAAAATAGTAAAGATCGATAAAGATTCTGCGGTCGTTGATTTCGGCGGCGCGGAGAGGATTATCTCCCTCGGCGTGCTTTCCGGGGTAAAGGTAGGCGACCACGTGCTTGTGCATGCCGGTTACGCCATAGGAAAGATCTCCAAAAGCGAGGTCACAGAATCAATGAAGGCCCTGGAGGAACTCAGAATCGTCATGAGCCGGCAACGGGGAGAAAACCGGTAA
- a CDS encoding hydrogenase maturation protease — protein MGTRLLPNILKGKIVFIGVGNVLRGDDGFGPRMIERLIQETPHVCFDAATAPENYAGRIIKEKPDTVVILDAAHLGLDPGSWQVLTADEIASSGLTTHDLSPDMFIGFLTSQCAARIYMLAVQPETVSFGEEMSRAVWNVIEQLVNIIKEETCTRRT, from the coding sequence ATGGGAACACGACTCCTTCCGAACATATTAAAAGGAAAGATCGTATTTATCGGCGTTGGTAACGTGCTGCGCGGTGATGACGGTTTCGGTCCTCGGATGATAGAGCGGCTGATTCAGGAAACCCCGCATGTCTGTTTTGATGCCGCCACCGCTCCCGAGAACTATGCGGGAAGGATAATCAAGGAAAAACCCGATACCGTGGTTATTCTGGATGCGGCTCATCTTGGCCTTGATCCGGGGAGCTGGCAGGTTCTCACCGCTGATGAGATCGCCTCCTCAGGGCTTACAACGCACGACCTTTCGCCCGATATGTTCATAGGTTTTTTAACAAGCCAGTGCGCGGCCCGGATATACATGCTTGCGGTTCAGCCGGAGACCGTTTCCTTCGGCGAGGAGATGAGCCGAGCGGTCTGGAACGTTATTGAACAACTCGTTAATATCATAAAGGAGGAGACATGCACGAGACGCACATAA
- a CDS encoding 4Fe-4S dicluster domain-containing protein translates to MRLPKLRELIEAIKAVIKGPYTSKFPARPHQPHENFRGQPKYNDEKCVGCLACVHVCPVEALGYKDKTDTDKPERELIHYTDTCIFCGQCEAACIANNEGIKLSNDWELSFFDRKNESQESIKKQLQLCECCGDVITCKDHLKWIAEKIGELTFSNPTLYISRLRSLGIVDENIVSAMKDYGRSDRVKILCARCRRESTFTTRDEQQKKEK, encoded by the coding sequence ATGAGGTTACCGAAGCTCAGGGAGCTTATAGAAGCTATAAAGGCAGTGATAAAGGGGCCGTATACCTCGAAGTTCCCCGCGCGGCCGCACCAGCCGCACGAGAATTTCCGGGGCCAACCCAAATATAACGACGAAAAATGCGTTGGCTGCCTGGCATGTGTCCATGTATGCCCGGTAGAGGCGCTGGGCTACAAAGATAAAACCGATACCGATAAACCCGAGAGGGAACTGATACATTACACGGATACGTGCATTTTCTGCGGCCAGTGCGAGGCGGCTTGTATCGCCAACAACGAAGGCATCAAGCTGTCCAACGACTGGGAGCTATCATTCTTCGACAGGAAGAATGAATCGCAGGAATCGATAAAGAAGCAACTCCAGCTTTGTGAATGTTGCGGGGACGTGATAACCTGCAAGGACCACCTTAAATGGATCGCCGAGAAAATAGGGGAGCTTACCTTCTCCAATCCCACCCTTTACATTTCACGCCTCAGGAGTCTTGGTATAGTAGATGAGAATATAGTTTCGGCGATGAAGGATTACGGCAGGTCTGACAGGGTCAAGATACTATGTGCCCGCTGCAGGAGAGAATCGACTTTCACGACCAGGGACGAGCAGCAGAAAAAGGAAAAATAG
- a CDS encoding Na+/H+ antiporter subunit G, translating to MLETVAYFFIIVGIGFDILACIGLVRLPDVYNRLQASTKCVTLGTCGIMFGIFLLRGFTPAGVKALLAIFFLLLTAPTAAHALARAAYISGIKLWDKSSVDYYQKAKEFKE from the coding sequence ATGCTTGAGACAGTCGCTTATTTTTTCATAATAGTCGGGATAGGGTTCGATATACTGGCATGCATAGGGCTTGTCCGCCTGCCGGACGTCTACAACCGGCTTCAGGCCTCCACAAAGTGCGTCACGCTCGGCACCTGCGGTATAATGTTCGGGATATTCCTTTTGCGGGGCTTCACCCCCGCCGGTGTCAAGGCGCTTCTGGCGATATTCTTTCTTCTTTTGACCGCGCCCACGGCGGCACACGCTCTGGCCAGGGCGGCGTATATAAGCGGGATCAAGCTGTGGGATAAAAGCTCGGTCGATTATTATCAAAAAGCCAAGGAGTTCAAGGAATGA
- a CDS encoding multiple resistance and pH regulation protein F translates to MSIFRWITGTIALIAGVLILVFSDMPLLTKYLMPFLVAGFLALFRLIKGPTAADRAVASDVLGILIVGICAIFAIFTGKDWYMDIGIAWALQSFIGILALAKYLEGRDFDA, encoded by the coding sequence ATGAGCATTTTTAGATGGATAACAGGTACGATCGCGTTAATAGCCGGTGTTCTGATATTGGTATTCTCTGATATGCCGCTACTGACCAAATATCTGATGCCGTTTTTGGTGGCGGGATTCCTGGCTCTGTTCAGACTTATCAAGGGGCCGACCGCGGCGGACAGGGCGGTAGCCTCGGATGTTCTGGGCATCCTTATAGTCGGCATATGCGCGATATTCGCTATTTTCACCGGGAAGGACTGGTACATGGATATAGGTATAGCGTGGGCGCTTCAGAGCTTCATAGGAATACTGGCACTGGCAAAATATCTGGAAGGTCGTGATTTTGATGCTTGA
- a CDS encoding cation:proton antiporter, with translation MAHVKSRIITFFVTFAIWIVLVWEMDLVSVAIGIIASVIVSASVGWLFVDYPAKWTQPVRYWYFLRYIGTFLKECVLANVDVAWRIVQPEMPINPGIVKVKTKLRTEAGLTFLANSITLTPGTLSVDIDPDEGIIYVHWINVRDEDLVKASNIIVKRFEKELEKVFE, from the coding sequence ATGGCACACGTTAAATCAAGGATCATAACTTTTTTTGTGACTTTCGCGATATGGATCGTGCTTGTGTGGGAAATGGACCTCGTGTCCGTGGCCATCGGTATAATAGCAAGCGTGATCGTTTCGGCGAGCGTTGGCTGGCTTTTCGTGGATTACCCCGCTAAATGGACGCAGCCCGTGCGCTACTGGTATTTTCTCAGGTATATAGGAACTTTCCTGAAGGAATGTGTTCTTGCGAACGTAGATGTGGCCTGGCGAATCGTCCAGCCGGAGATGCCCATAAACCCGGGTATAGTGAAGGTCAAGACCAAGCTTCGCACCGAAGCGGGGCTGACCTTCCTGGCCAATTCGATAACTCTCACACCCGGGACCCTTTCAGTGGACATAGATCCGGACGAGGGAATAATCTACGTGCACTGGATCAACGTCAGGGACGAGGACCTCGTTAAAGCGTCGAACATAATCGTCAAGCGATTTGAAAAAGAACTGGAAAAAGTATTCGAATGA